From Aneurinibacillus sp. REN35, a single genomic window includes:
- a CDS encoding S-layer homology domain-containing protein codes for MRKKTYKKYYKVLSATVVFSMLFGSGYVMAAPTFHKDEQTQKNIASSSFTDLHQVSNWAEDAVLKMKEQGIMVGDPTGHFRPLDKMTRQEVASTIASVLHLEKQKGSLSSFRDVSDADWAKDAIEAVKTAGIMRGDEKGNFRPHALITREELAVLVVNAIKADTKGKGDNLPFADKSQVSPWAKAAVQVALEQGLLHGDGKNFNPRKSVQRQEAASVLSRLIDRMASSSHHAVIDAIKGDTVTINGSAYRVAESLKGLLNEENAASLQKANIDFASANQIITKITYLELVAGGKPAKTGEKEFSENTVLEGYGATIDGDVKVKADYVTIRNLAIAGDFEIGPEIENDFYGYKVHVNGKTAIKGGSPHTVVFEDGILGAMNVSKPNVRVEAIGITKVSDVTVENNTTIQADSSVSIPKVTVMDGVKSVTLNASIDSVVVESHNDIFLSGSGHIRNLTVQNQSYVTLNTTGIITNANVPDINSKIVMQTGSKITNLSIPTGAKVEDVVRNYTESKTQISTVNNGTPNTSSGSTHNSGGGGGKAVVAPTIVSVTPSSGSTVGGNVVMITGTGLTGATAVKFGGTAATSYTVNSNTQITATVPAGTAGTVNVSVTTPSGTANSTSGYTYVAVPNQAPTATYVTVSGTAMVGQTLTGSYTYGDAESDAEGTSTFKWYRGTASDGSDKVAISGATGATYQLVGDDQGKYIFFEVTPIASTGTITGAPVVSTVSAQITGANHSPTVQNTISQVNKEVTAGVQTVSLSNVFVDSDGDTLSYTATSSNTGVATVAVNGTDVKITPVNAGTATITVTASDGKGGTVQTQFNVTISAPIPANHAPTAGTIADQTAIIGGGDATISLAGAFADQDNDTLTYTAVSSDPSIAQVNVTGDQLSITPFVIGTATITVTASDGNGGSVQTTFQVNVEKKKTAFISELVWGQSDSFLQIIELYNPTDKDIEASKLKIVRSDGGDDITISSESQSIIHSGSTFTIGESFSSIDLSIDYNTMMNFYNDDTQPVELKLYYDGQLIDIAVFQPQTSLARVSGTISGSTLFDASKWIDEGTDYTDGLNSYTP; via the coding sequence ATGAGGAAAAAAACATATAAAAAATATTATAAAGTTTTATCCGCTACAGTTGTTTTTTCTATGTTGTTTGGATCAGGTTATGTTATGGCAGCTCCTACTTTTCATAAGGACGAACAAACTCAGAAAAATATAGCATCCAGCTCCTTTACAGATCTTCATCAAGTGAGCAACTGGGCCGAGGATGCTGTATTGAAAATGAAAGAACAAGGGATTATGGTCGGAGATCCAACGGGTCATTTTCGACCACTCGATAAGATGACACGTCAGGAAGTCGCTTCAACGATAGCAAGTGTATTACATCTGGAGAAACAAAAAGGCAGTCTCTCTTCTTTTCGAGATGTTTCAGATGCTGACTGGGCTAAGGATGCGATTGAAGCGGTAAAAACAGCCGGGATTATGCGCGGGGATGAAAAAGGAAACTTTCGCCCGCATGCATTGATAACCCGGGAAGAACTCGCCGTGTTAGTAGTCAATGCCATCAAAGCAGATACAAAAGGAAAAGGAGACAATCTCCCCTTTGCGGATAAAAGTCAGGTGAGTCCCTGGGCGAAAGCGGCTGTTCAAGTCGCGCTGGAACAGGGCTTGCTTCATGGAGACGGAAAGAACTTCAATCCTAGGAAATCTGTACAACGGCAGGAAGCGGCTTCTGTTTTATCTAGGTTGATAGATCGAATGGCATCTTCCTCTCATCATGCCGTAATTGATGCCATTAAGGGAGATACCGTTACGATTAACGGTTCTGCATACCGTGTAGCTGAAAGCTTAAAAGGATTACTAAATGAAGAAAATGCGGCATCTCTCCAGAAAGCAAATATTGACTTTGCATCTGCTAATCAAATAATCACAAAAATCACGTATCTAGAGCTTGTAGCGGGTGGAAAGCCAGCGAAGACAGGTGAAAAAGAATTTTCGGAAAATACCGTTCTAGAAGGTTATGGCGCTACCATTGATGGGGACGTAAAGGTAAAAGCTGACTATGTTACCATCAGGAACCTGGCAATAGCGGGAGACTTCGAGATTGGACCGGAAATAGAAAATGATTTTTACGGATATAAAGTCCATGTCAATGGAAAGACGGCCATTAAAGGCGGATCCCCTCATACTGTTGTATTCGAAGATGGAATCTTGGGAGCGATGAATGTAAGTAAGCCGAATGTACGGGTAGAAGCCATCGGAATCACGAAGGTTTCAGATGTGACGGTGGAAAATAACACGACGATTCAAGCGGATTCAAGTGTGTCCATTCCTAAAGTAACGGTAATGGATGGCGTAAAGAGCGTAACTTTGAATGCCTCTATTGATTCCGTTGTAGTGGAAAGTCATAATGATATTTTTCTTTCCGGAAGTGGACATATTAGGAATTTAACTGTTCAAAACCAAAGTTATGTAACTTTGAATACAACAGGAATAATTACAAATGCAAACGTACCGGATATCAACTCAAAAATTGTCATGCAAACGGGAAGCAAAATTACGAATTTATCTATTCCAACTGGAGCCAAAGTGGAAGATGTCGTAAGGAACTATACAGAATCAAAAACGCAGATTAGCACTGTGAATAACGGAACGCCGAACACTTCTTCTGGATCTACCCATAATAGTGGGGGAGGAGGAGGCAAAGCAGTAGTTGCTCCAACGATCGTTTCTGTTACTCCGTCTTCCGGGTCTACAGTGGGCGGCAATGTAGTGATGATTACAGGAACCGGGCTAACGGGCGCAACAGCCGTGAAGTTTGGAGGCACAGCAGCAACCTCTTATACCGTGAATTCTAACACTCAGATTACGGCAACAGTACCAGCCGGAACGGCAGGTACTGTAAACGTATCCGTTACGACACCTAGTGGAACGGCGAATTCAACGAGTGGATACACGTATGTGGCTGTACCAAATCAGGCGCCAACGGCAACGTATGTAACGGTTTCTGGAACAGCGATGGTAGGTCAAACTTTGACTGGAAGCTATACATATGGTGATGCTGAGAGTGATGCAGAAGGAACATCAACGTTCAAATGGTATCGTGGAACAGCATCCGATGGATCGGATAAGGTAGCTATTTCTGGTGCAACAGGCGCAACGTATCAGCTGGTAGGCGATGACCAAGGTAAGTACATTTTCTTTGAAGTCACACCTATTGCAAGTACGGGAACGATAACAGGAGCACCAGTGGTAAGTACGGTAAGTGCACAGATTACAGGAGCAAATCATAGTCCAACAGTACAAAATACTATCAGCCAGGTAAATAAGGAAGTAACGGCTGGAGTGCAGACGGTAAGCCTTTCGAATGTCTTCGTCGATTCCGATGGCGATACATTGAGCTACACGGCAACCTCTTCGAATACAGGAGTAGCAACAGTAGCCGTAAATGGAACGGATGTAAAGATTACTCCAGTGAATGCAGGGACAGCGACAATCACAGTAACAGCGAGTGATGGTAAGGGTGGAACGGTGCAAACCCAATTTAACGTAACTATTAGTGCGCCGATACCGGCAAATCATGCGCCAACAGCAGGCACTATTGCGGATCAAACAGCAATAATAGGCGGGGGAGATGCAACCATCAGTCTTGCAGGTGCGTTTGCAGACCAGGATAATGACACGCTTACGTATACAGCAGTATCCTCAGATCCTAGTATAGCGCAGGTAAATGTTACCGGAGATCAGCTATCAATTACGCCGTTTGTTATTGGAACAGCAACGATTACGGTAACAGCAAGTGATGGTAATGGAGGTTCAGTCCAAACAACGTTCCAAGTAAACGTAGAAAAGAAAAAAACTGCGTTCATCTCTGAATTGGTATGGGGTCAATCCGATAGCTTTTTGCAAATTATCGAATTGTATAATCCTACCGATAAAGACATTGAAGCCTCAAAGTTAAAAATTGTACGTAGTGATGGTGGAGACGATATTACTATTAGTTCGGAAAGCCAGTCTATCATCCACAGCGGAAGTACATTTACCATTGGGGAATCTTTCTCTTCTATCGATCTGTCCATTGATTACAACACGATGATGAATTTTTATAACGATGATACGCAACCGGTTGAGCTTAAGTTATACTACGACGGTCAATTAATTGATATTGCAGTTTTTCAACCGCAAACATCCTTAGCACGTGTAAGTGGTACTATCTCTGGAAGTACGCTCTTCGATGCTTCAAAATGGATTGATGAAGGAACAGATTACACTGATGGCTTAAATTCGTACACACCGTAG
- a CDS encoding SpoVR family protein, producing the protein MTGEEIKQLERAVDEITEIAKGFGLDFYPMRYEICPADIIYTFGAYSMPTRFSHWSFGKSFHRMKLQYDLGLSKIYELVINSDPCYAFLLDGNSLIQNKLIVAHVLAHCDFFKNNIRFSRTNRDMVESMAATAERLRQYEIQYGRETVEEFLDAVLAIQEHVDPSLTRRHFNWAEDPKEARTALQTVRKDPYGDLWLLDTDEKKRKEDAEEEAKKRMKRFPPEPEKDLLLFIEEFSTRLENWQRDVLTIMREEMLYFWPQIETKIMNEGWASYWHQRILREMDLTGEETIEYAKLNAGVVQPSTTSINPYYLGIKIFEDIEERWNNPTKEEQERFGRIPGQGREKIFEVREMDSDISFIRNYLTKDLVNKLDMYVFGRQGNDWTITDKTWEVVRDQLVTSRVNGGFPYIMVQDGDYLHNGELYLYHQYEGMELDVKYVEKTVPYIHMLWGKSVHLETRIEDRRVLFTYDGKKCHRRFL; encoded by the coding sequence ATGACAGGTGAAGAGATTAAACAATTGGAGCGGGCGGTTGATGAAATCACAGAGATTGCTAAAGGGTTTGGCCTTGATTTCTACCCCATGCGGTATGAGATTTGTCCAGCTGATATTATTTATACATTCGGCGCCTACAGTATGCCCACCCGTTTTTCCCATTGGAGCTTTGGGAAGTCCTTTCATCGGATGAAATTACAATATGATCTAGGGCTAAGCAAAATCTATGAGCTGGTTATTAATTCTGATCCGTGCTACGCTTTCCTGCTCGATGGCAATTCTCTCATTCAAAATAAACTGATTGTTGCCCATGTACTGGCGCATTGCGACTTCTTTAAAAATAATATTCGCTTTAGCCGTACAAACCGAGATATGGTAGAGAGTATGGCTGCGACAGCGGAGAGATTGCGTCAATATGAAATTCAGTATGGTAGAGAGACGGTAGAGGAGTTTTTGGATGCCGTGCTAGCCATTCAAGAGCATGTTGATCCGAGCCTGACGCGCCGTCACTTTAATTGGGCGGAAGATCCAAAGGAAGCTCGAACAGCACTCCAGACGGTTCGCAAAGATCCGTATGGAGATCTGTGGCTGCTCGACACGGATGAGAAGAAGCGGAAGGAAGACGCGGAAGAGGAAGCGAAAAAGCGTATGAAACGTTTTCCGCCGGAGCCTGAGAAGGATCTGCTGCTGTTCATTGAGGAGTTCAGCACCCGTCTTGAGAATTGGCAGCGTGATGTGCTGACTATTATGCGTGAGGAGATGCTGTATTTCTGGCCGCAGATCGAGACGAAGATCATGAACGAAGGTTGGGCCTCCTACTGGCATCAACGAATCCTGCGGGAGATGGATCTGACAGGGGAGGAGACGATTGAATACGCCAAGCTAAACGCCGGTGTTGTTCAGCCTTCGACAACCAGTATCAACCCGTATTACCTGGGGATCAAAATATTCGAAGACATCGAAGAGCGATGGAACAATCCGACAAAAGAAGAACAGGAACGGTTCGGTCGAATACCGGGTCAGGGACGCGAGAAAATCTTTGAAGTGCGGGAGATGGATAGCGACATCTCATTCATCCGCAATTATTTAACGAAAGATTTGGTTAATAAGCTTGATATGTATGTGTTCGGACGCCAGGGGAACGATTGGACGATTACGGATAAGACATGGGAAGTCGTTCGTGACCAGTTGGTAACAAGCCGGGTGAATGGGGGCTTTCCCTACATTATGGTGCAGGATGGAGATTATCTGCACAACGGCGAATTGTACCTGTACCATCAGTATGAGGGAATGGAGCTGGACGTGAAGTATGTGGAGAAGACCGTCCCGTATATTCACATGTTATGGGGCAAGTCGGTACACCTAGAGACAAGAATTGAAGATCGGCGTGTGCTGTTTACGTATGACGGTAAGAAGTGTCACCGGAGATTTTTATAA